The following coding sequences are from one Pocillopora verrucosa isolate sample1 chromosome 5, ASM3666991v2, whole genome shotgun sequence window:
- the LOC131775304 gene encoding adhesion G-protein coupled receptor D1 isoform X1 — protein sequence MKPSERIVSPKMVLVIQKAYRQNARGFHFEEQQWQARINIASSNFEQNDQTVWNETDNQRYINSRIMAVTMDPKARKLRENVILKFKNLKVLTAEKRCMFWSGLSKSFSEEGCHVVTSKSNSEETVCSCNHLTHFAVLMDFDGSTKLAEEDETILKIITYAGLSLSIFGILLTLILYSCLTDVCQPLSQIRLSVSVSLGAGQIIFLAGTNATENKAACVTIAALMQYFLTAAFCWMLIEGIYLYFFVVKVYNINTKMYMYHVISWGLPVIMVAISLGIAAGKEGLQSYTSDKHCWLSSTNNLIWIFVAFVAFTEVLNILILVRVIKEMTNLMQPTGEDDHSQQIRTGIKACVVMIPLLGVTWLFGLLSPVHKAFVYIFTILNSAQGFLIFSLHCMRNTQIRERFKRKMNVVFPSSIKNNSTRKSSQVNPSGVGDVWAVELQSCTEFESKSHLP from the exons ATGAAGCCTTCAGAAAGGATCGTTTCCCCAAAAATGG TTTTGGTCATTCAAAAAGCCTATCGCCAGAACGCAAGAGGCTTCCACTTTGAGGAACAACAATGGCAAGCGAGGATCAATATCGCTTCCTCAAATTTTGAGCAAAATG ATCAAACCGTCTGGAATGAAACAGACAACCAAAG GTATATTAACTCCAGGATAATGGCCGTAACTATGGACCCCAAGGCAAGGAAACTGCGAGAAAATGTCATCCTTAAGTTCAAAAACCTAAAG GTCTTGACAGCAGAGAAGCGCTGTATGTTTTGGAGTGGCCTCagcaaaag CTTTTCAGAGGAAGGATGCCATGTAGTTACTTCAAAaagcaactcagaagaaacagtttgtagctgcaatcatttgacgcATTTTGCCGTCTTAATGGACTTTGACGGTAGCACAAag CTCGCCGAGGAGGACGAAACAATTCTGAAAATTATCACCTACGCGGGACTGAGCCTTTCCATCTTCGGAATACTTTTAAcattaatactttattcttgCCTAAC AGATGTTTGTCAACCTCTCTCTCAAATTCGACTGAGCGTTTCTGTGTCACTTGGAGCTGGACAGATCATCTTCCTCGCCGGAACCAACGCCACAGAAAACAAA GCTGCCTGTGTTACAATAGCAGCTCTGATGCAGTATTTCTTGACGGCcgctttctgttggatgctgATCGAGGGAATTTATCTCTACTTCTTCGTAGTGAAAGTTTACAACATAAACACCAAGATGTACATGTATCATGTCATCTCATGGG GTCTTCCAGTGATTATGGTGGCAATTTCACTTGGCATCGCCGCTGGAAAAGAAGGGTTACAAAGCTATACGAGTGAtaaaca CTGCTGGCTTTCCTCGACTAACAACCTGATCTGGATATTTGTCGCCTTTGTGGCTTTCACTGAAGTT CTCAATATCTTGATACTAGTACGAGTCATAAAGGAGATGACCAATCTGATGCAGCCAACAGGGGAAGACGACCATTCTCAGCAAATACG AACTGGCATCAAAGCATGCGTGGTGATGATTCCCTTGCTGGGTGTCACGTGGCTATTCGGTCTCCTCTCGCCTGTACATAAAGCTTTCGTTTACATCTTCACCATACTTAACTCTGCTCAG GGTTTCCTGATTTTTTCTCTGCACTGCATGCGAAACACTCAG ATCAGAGAGcgattcaaaagaaagatgaatgtTGTTTTTCCGTCTTCTATAAAAAACAACTCCACAAGGAAGAGCTCACAGGTCAATCCAAGTGGGGTCGGCGATGTATGGGCAGTTGAACTGCAGTCTTGTACTGAATTTGAATCGAAATCGCACTTACCTTAA
- the LOC131775304 gene encoding adhesion G-protein coupled receptor D1 isoform X2, giving the protein MYNDLHDLLLTDQTVWNETDNQRYINSRIMAVTMDPKARKLRENVILKFKNLKVLTAEKRCMFWSGLSKSFSEEGCHVVTSKSNSEETVCSCNHLTHFAVLMDFDGSTKLAEEDETILKIITYAGLSLSIFGILLTLILYSCLTDVCQPLSQIRLSVSVSLGAGQIIFLAGTNATENKAACVTIAALMQYFLTAAFCWMLIEGIYLYFFVVKVYNINTKMYMYHVISWGLPVIMVAISLGIAAGKEGLQSYTSDKHCWLSSTNNLIWIFVAFVAFTEVLNILILVRVIKEMTNLMQPTGEDDHSQQIRTGIKACVVMIPLLGVTWLFGLLSPVHKAFVYIFTILNSAQGFLIFSLHCMRNTQIRERFKRKMNVVFPSSIKNNSTRKSSQVNPSGVGDVWAVELQSCTEFESKSHLP; this is encoded by the exons ATGTACAATGATCTCCATGATCTACTTCTGACAGATCAAACCGTCTGGAATGAAACAGACAACCAAAG GTATATTAACTCCAGGATAATGGCCGTAACTATGGACCCCAAGGCAAGGAAACTGCGAGAAAATGTCATCCTTAAGTTCAAAAACCTAAAG GTCTTGACAGCAGAGAAGCGCTGTATGTTTTGGAGTGGCCTCagcaaaag CTTTTCAGAGGAAGGATGCCATGTAGTTACTTCAAAaagcaactcagaagaaacagtttgtagctgcaatcatttgacgcATTTTGCCGTCTTAATGGACTTTGACGGTAGCACAAag CTCGCCGAGGAGGACGAAACAATTCTGAAAATTATCACCTACGCGGGACTGAGCCTTTCCATCTTCGGAATACTTTTAAcattaatactttattcttgCCTAAC AGATGTTTGTCAACCTCTCTCTCAAATTCGACTGAGCGTTTCTGTGTCACTTGGAGCTGGACAGATCATCTTCCTCGCCGGAACCAACGCCACAGAAAACAAA GCTGCCTGTGTTACAATAGCAGCTCTGATGCAGTATTTCTTGACGGCcgctttctgttggatgctgATCGAGGGAATTTATCTCTACTTCTTCGTAGTGAAAGTTTACAACATAAACACCAAGATGTACATGTATCATGTCATCTCATGGG GTCTTCCAGTGATTATGGTGGCAATTTCACTTGGCATCGCCGCTGGAAAAGAAGGGTTACAAAGCTATACGAGTGAtaaaca CTGCTGGCTTTCCTCGACTAACAACCTGATCTGGATATTTGTCGCCTTTGTGGCTTTCACTGAAGTT CTCAATATCTTGATACTAGTACGAGTCATAAAGGAGATGACCAATCTGATGCAGCCAACAGGGGAAGACGACCATTCTCAGCAAATACG AACTGGCATCAAAGCATGCGTGGTGATGATTCCCTTGCTGGGTGTCACGTGGCTATTCGGTCTCCTCTCGCCTGTACATAAAGCTTTCGTTTACATCTTCACCATACTTAACTCTGCTCAG GGTTTCCTGATTTTTTCTCTGCACTGCATGCGAAACACTCAG ATCAGAGAGcgattcaaaagaaagatgaatgtTGTTTTTCCGTCTTCTATAAAAAACAACTCCACAAGGAAGAGCTCACAGGTCAATCCAAGTGGGGTCGGCGATGTATGGGCAGTTGAACTGCAGTCTTGTACTGAATTTGAATCGAAATCGCACTTACCTTAA